The following DNA comes from Nitrospira sp..
CGCACTTCAGATAGACCGGAGCCCGAAGGCCGAGTTCTCCATTACCCCCCGGCAACGGGAAATCCTGAAGATGGTCGCCCTCGGCCATACGAATCGGGAAATTGCGGAAACACTGGCGATCAGCATCCGCACCGTCGAGGTGCATCGCTTCAATCTGATGCGGCGGCTGAATGTCCGAAACGTGGCGCAGTTGCTTCGCCAAGGCCTTCAGCAAGGATTACTGCCACGCAACTTCGGCCTGAAATAGCGTCACAGCTCTTTCACCTTCCCCCGACATTCCGTCACTGATCCGTAGCCCTTCTTCTTCAGCTGCGCCGCCAGTTCCGTCTCCAGCCGTCCGAAGGCGCCAAGCCCCTCTTCAACCAGAACCGTGCCGACCTGCACCGCCGACGCTCCGCAGAGGAAGTGCTCGAAGGCATCGACTCCGTGCATGACGCCGCCGGTGCCGATGATGGGAATCTTTCCCTGGAAGATTTTGTAGAAGGCCCGCACATTCGCGAGCGCCACGGCCTTGATGATGGTGCCGCCCAACCCGCCGAACCCGCCCTTCGGCTTGATGACGACTTCTTCCCGCTCCGGATCGACCACGAGGCCGTTGCCGACCGAGTTAATCATGTTGAGAAAGTCGACCTCGCACCGGCCGATCACCTTCCCCATCACCTCATGGTGCGCCGGATCGAAATAAGGCGGCAGCTTCACACCCATCGGGACGGTGATAACCTTGCGCACCCGCTTGAGCAGACGCTCGGACGCCTCCGGGTCATAGCCGATCTGCGGCTTGCCGGGAATATTCGGGCAGGAGAGATTCACTTCGATCAAGTCGGGCTTCGCTGCATTGATGGCGGCCGCGATCGTCGGGAAATCGTCTTCGCACAGCCCCGCCACGCTCGCAATGACCGGCTTGCCGAACTGTTTCAACTCGGGAATGAGTTCGGCATAGGCCCGATAGCCGAGATTGGGCAAGCCCATCGAATTGATCGAGCCGCCCGGAAAGCCGTAGTACCGGGGCTCCGGATTCCCCTGGCGCGCTTCGACGGTCATGGACTTGGTGACAATCGCCCCTGCGCGCGATGTGCCCAGCGCCACCAGTTCGTCCCGCGTGACACAGAGCGCGCCGGCCGCGTTCATGAAACAGCTGGGAAACTTCACCCCTGCAATCGTCGTCGAGAGATCCGTCATGCTACCCCCGTTAAAGCCGTCGATGGTGCGCGCGCAACAAGCCGCCCGTCCTGCATCGTCCAGGTATAGTCCGCGCATTGCGCGGCAGTCTGGCTATGCGTCACCAGCAAGACCGTGACGTCGCCTGCTTTCGTCAGCGATCGAATCAATGTCATGATCTCTGCCCCCTGATGGGAGTCGAGATTGCCGGTCGGTTCGTCAGCCAGAAGCAATTTCGGCCGATGCGCGAGCGCCCGGGCGATCGCGATCCGTTGTTGCTCGCCACCCGACAATTCTCCGGGACGATGATGCTTCCGATGCC
Coding sequences within:
- a CDS encoding dihydroorotate oxidase codes for the protein MTDLSTTIAGVKFPSCFMNAAGALCVTRDELVALGTSRAGAIVTKSMTVEARQGNPEPRYYGFPGGSINSMGLPNLGYRAYAELIPELKQFGKPVIASVAGLCEDDFPTIAAAINAAKPDLIEVNLSCPNIPGKPQIGYDPEASERLLKRVRKVITVPMGVKLPPYFDPAHHEVMGKVIGRCEVDFLNMINSVGNGLVVDPEREEVVIKPKGGFGGLGGTIIKAVALANVRAFYKIFQGKIPIIGTGGVMHGVDAFEHFLCGASAVQVGTVLVEEGLGAFGRLETELAAQLKKKGYGSVTECRGKVKEL
- a CDS encoding LuxR C-terminal-related transcriptional regulator, which gives rise to MARSRGNNALQIDRSPKAEFSITPRQREILKMVALGHTNREIAETLAISIRTVEVHRFNLMRRLNVRNVAQLLRQGLQQGLLPRNFGLK